The following coding sequences are from one Nicotiana tomentosiformis chromosome 3, ASM39032v3, whole genome shotgun sequence window:
- the LOC104086816 gene encoding non-functional pseudokinase ZED1 isoform X1: protein MDCIRKMLSLLKKFRKEEEDVENLFLQNGSALLEELISFSGGTYDIPIRSYSAQELVKATNNFAGRVHASTYGYICRGTLQGRSILVKMFINFPGNPASHSDFDILAGAVRDIAVTSLMSGNRNVIKIIGCCLEFTYPALVYEDARFEILANFLDPNCDKLLSWKSRLKIAKSIASAILYLHTAFPTPIIYRILNPHNIILDHHCVPKLFDFSFVISLPPGELQVEDDLIWIPGYFDPEYQSSRFVTQKTDVYSFGVLLLVLLNGQGPICRANEGDPEHIVNYVNDHIQKDDQFKQIVDPKILKESSVNHRQLQAFINIALRCVQAKGDYRPDMLDIARKILQFE from the exons ATGGATTGCATAAGGAAGATGTTGTCACTCTTGAAGAAATTTaggaaggaagaagaagatgTAGAAAATCTGTTCCTACAAAATGGAAGTGCGCTGTTGGAAGAGCTTATTTCTTTTTCTGGTGGAACATATGACATTCCCATCCGTAGTTACAGTGCTCAAGAACTTGTTAAGGCAACAAACAACTTCGCTGGACGTGTCCATGCTAGCACCTACGGTTACATCTGTAGAGGAACTCTGCAAGGGCGCTCTATCTTGGTCAAAATGTTCATAAATTTTCCAG GTAACCCTGCCTCACATTCCGACTTTGACATTCTTGCTGGAGCTGTACGTGACATTGCAGTCACATCACTAATGAGCGGAAATAGGAATGTTATAAAGATTATAGGTTGCTGTTTGGAATTCACTTATCCAGCACTAGTGTATGAGGATGCCAGATTTGAGATTCTCGCTAATTTCCTTGACCCCAATTGCGATAAATTGTTGAGTTGGAAAAGTAGATTGAAGATTGCCAAAAGCATTGCCAGTGCAATTCTTTATCTACACACTGCATTTCCAACTCCCATTATCTACAGGATCTTGAATCCCCATAACATTATCTTGGACCATCATTGCGTTCCCAAACTGTTTGATTTCTCATTTGTTATTTCTCTTCCTCCTGGAGAGTTGCAAGTGGAAGATGACTTGATTTGGATTCCTGGCTATTTCGATCCAGAGTACCAATCTTCAAGGTTTGTCACTCAAAAGACCGATGTCTATAGTTTTGGTGTGCTTCTACTGGTGCTCTTAAATGGACAGGGTCCTATATGCAGGGCCAATGAAGGTGATCCAGAACACATTGTGAATTATGTAAATGACCATATTCAGAAGGACGATCAATTCAAGCAGATCGTGGACCCTAAAATCTTGAAGGAATCGAGTGTAAATCATCGACAGCTACAAGCTTTCATTAATATCGCTTTAAGATGTGTCCAGGCTAAGGGAGATTATAGACCAGATATGCTCGATATTGCAAGAAAGATCCTGCAATTTGAGTAA
- the LOC104086816 gene encoding non-functional pseudokinase ZED1 isoform X2 translates to MDCIRKMLSLLKKFRKEEEDVENLFLQNGSALLEELISFSGGTYDIPIRSYSAQELVKATNNFAGRVHASTYGYICRGTLQGRSILVKMFINFPGNPASHSDFDILAGAVRDIAVTSLMSGNRNVIKIIGCCLEFTYPALVYEDARFEILANFLDPNCDKLLSWKSRLKIAKSIASAILYLHTAFPTPIIYRILNPHNIILDHHCVPKLFDFSFVISLPPGELQVEDDLIWIPGYFDPEYQSSRANEGDPEHIVNYVNDHIQKDDQFKQIVDPKILKESSVNHRQLQAFINIALRCVQAKGDYRPDMLDIARKILQFE, encoded by the exons ATGGATTGCATAAGGAAGATGTTGTCACTCTTGAAGAAATTTaggaaggaagaagaagatgTAGAAAATCTGTTCCTACAAAATGGAAGTGCGCTGTTGGAAGAGCTTATTTCTTTTTCTGGTGGAACATATGACATTCCCATCCGTAGTTACAGTGCTCAAGAACTTGTTAAGGCAACAAACAACTTCGCTGGACGTGTCCATGCTAGCACCTACGGTTACATCTGTAGAGGAACTCTGCAAGGGCGCTCTATCTTGGTCAAAATGTTCATAAATTTTCCAG GTAACCCTGCCTCACATTCCGACTTTGACATTCTTGCTGGAGCTGTACGTGACATTGCAGTCACATCACTAATGAGCGGAAATAGGAATGTTATAAAGATTATAGGTTGCTGTTTGGAATTCACTTATCCAGCACTAGTGTATGAGGATGCCAGATTTGAGATTCTCGCTAATTTCCTTGACCCCAATTGCGATAAATTGTTGAGTTGGAAAAGTAGATTGAAGATTGCCAAAAGCATTGCCAGTGCAATTCTTTATCTACACACTGCATTTCCAACTCCCATTATCTACAGGATCTTGAATCCCCATAACATTATCTTGGACCATCATTGCGTTCCCAAACTGTTTGATTTCTCATTTGTTATTTCTCTTCCTCCTGGAGAGTTGCAAGTGGAAGATGACTTGATTTGGATTCCTGGCTATTTCGATCCAGAGTACCAATCTTCAAG GGCCAATGAAGGTGATCCAGAACACATTGTGAATTATGTAAATGACCATATTCAGAAGGACGATCAATTCAAGCAGATCGTGGACCCTAAAATCTTGAAGGAATCGAGTGTAAATCATCGACAGCTACAAGCTTTCATTAATATCGCTTTAAGATGTGTCCAGGCTAAGGGAGATTATAGACCAGATATGCTCGATATTGCAAGAAAGATCCTGCAATTTGAGTAA